The Corallococcus caeni genome includes a region encoding these proteins:
- a CDS encoding MotA/TolQ/ExbB proton channel family protein, translating to MIPSVSELLRVVVAEAAPAAAGHASSGGLGDFIVGAFKAGGPFMFVNLFWLAASLAVIGERAVTLLYRYRLNATAFIEQVHKMVRGGNLDRAVKFCGMAPRSPLARVIRAGLINANRGELEVAKAVEEALAEYTPHVSRRVQWLWSLANIATLVGLVGTIVGLIGTFRALGNVPAEQKQALLSNGISEAMYNTGFGLSIAVLCIVAHLFFSNYAKNMVELVELNALKLENLLSRRGSLEVVPADSDVRAAS from the coding sequence ATGATTCCCTCTGTCAGTGAGTTGCTGCGTGTGGTGGTGGCCGAGGCCGCCCCCGCCGCGGCGGGCCATGCTTCTTCCGGAGGCCTGGGGGACTTCATCGTCGGCGCGTTCAAGGCCGGCGGCCCGTTCATGTTCGTGAACCTGTTCTGGCTGGCCGCCTCGCTGGCCGTCATCGGCGAGCGCGCGGTGACGCTGCTCTACCGCTACCGCCTGAACGCGACGGCGTTCATCGAACAGGTCCACAAGATGGTCCGCGGCGGCAACCTGGACCGCGCGGTGAAGTTCTGCGGCATGGCGCCGCGCTCGCCCCTGGCCCGCGTCATCCGCGCGGGGCTCATCAACGCGAACCGGGGTGAGCTGGAGGTGGCCAAGGCGGTGGAGGAGGCGCTGGCGGAGTACACGCCGCACGTCTCGCGCCGGGTGCAGTGGCTGTGGTCGCTCGCGAACATCGCGACGCTGGTGGGCCTTGTCGGCACCATCGTGGGCCTCATCGGCACCTTCCGCGCGCTGGGCAACGTGCCGGCGGAGCAGAAGCAGGCGCTGCTCTCCAACGGCATCTCGGAGGCCATGTACAACACGGGCTTCGGCCTCTCCATCGCGGTGCTCTGCATCGTGGCGCACCTGTTCTTCAGCAACTACGCCAAGAACATGGTGGAGCTGGTGGAGCTCAACGCGCTGAAGCTGGAGAACCTCCTGTCGCGTCGGGGCTCGCTGGAAGTCGTCCCCGCGGACTCCGACGTCCGCGCCGCGTCGTAG
- a CDS encoding TraR/DksA family transcriptional regulator, whose amino-acid sequence MSRTDDLLKIRSLLQERRRTTETAQSGARRELAALKDQERDPEYEEQAQAELADYTLSTLIEAQRREIMLIDAALSRMDNDVFGECVDCGNEISLDRLEAMPFAIRCEEDAAIHEQETREAARHVGSLSL is encoded by the coding sequence ATGAGCCGAACCGACGACTTGCTGAAGATCCGGAGCCTGCTGCAGGAGCGTCGCAGGACCACCGAGACCGCCCAGTCAGGCGCCCGCCGCGAGCTGGCCGCGCTGAAGGATCAGGAGCGGGACCCTGAATACGAGGAGCAGGCGCAGGCGGAGCTTGCGGACTACACGCTGTCCACGCTGATTGAAGCGCAGCGCCGGGAGATCATGCTCATCGACGCGGCGCTCAGCCGCATGGACAACGACGTGTTCGGCGAGTGCGTGGACTGCGGCAACGAAATCTCCCTGGACCGGCTGGAGGCCATGCCCTTCGCCATCCGCTGTGAGGAGGACGCCGCCATCCACGAGCAGGAGACGCGTGAGGCCGCGCGCCACGTGGGCAGCCTGTCCCTCTAG
- the topA gene encoding type I DNA topoisomerase, giving the protein MATRKKTQAAQTEAAAGEETPKKAAAKKPAAKKAAKKKTAAKKTTAKKKTAARRRGADGEDLPTVDADADVEEEVPERRGKGPHYLVVVESPAKAKTIKKYLGSGYTVKASVGHVKDLPKSKIGVDVEDDFKPEYTVIKGKEKVLNELKKMAKTVDRVFLATDPDREGEAIAWHIKEELGHPDSLRVTFNEITKRAVQDAIAQPRELNQDNYDSQQTRRILDRLVGYQISPLLWKKIRRGLSAGRVQSVAVRLIVEREAEIQAFQPEEYWTLDALVQGPQGPPPFKAKLSRVDGKKVELKDRATTDGLVAELKDAPFTVTKVDRKERRRNAPAPFITSKLQQEAANRLHFTAKKTMTLAQKLYEGVPLGEEGQTALITYMRTDSTRLSDDAVTQVREFIGQKYGADYLPPEPMVYKSRKSAQDAHEAIRPTSLEYPPERVRPFFDAMDELDMFRLYELIWNRFVACQMKPAVYDQTAADITAGRATFRASGSTLKFPGYLGVYGAGLTPEEESERDKAKAAGEEGAEDVVGELPPLNEGEVLTLDKLLNEQHFTQPPPRFSEATLVKELEERGIGRPSTYAAILSNIQDKKYVEKLESRFRPTDLGQMTNELLVKHFPHELDVSFTASMEEKLDQISDGGASWKTVLHDFYGPFKETLEKAEAEMRDVKREEIKTDIACEKCGNPFVIKFGKMGHFLACSNYPDCKNTKDFKRDAEGKIVIVEEETTDEKCEKCGKPMVIKRGRFGRFMACSGYPDCKTSKPISIGVNCPECKVGYLTERRSGRGKIFFGCNRYPECKFAAWDRPLAEQCPQCASPYLLQKFSKRDGAYISCPNKECDYRREVVEPAIPGASVEAAPAPTPTVEA; this is encoded by the coding sequence ATGGCCACGCGGAAGAAGACACAGGCGGCGCAGACGGAGGCGGCGGCGGGGGAGGAGACGCCCAAGAAGGCGGCCGCGAAGAAGCCGGCGGCCAAGAAGGCGGCCAAGAAGAAGACGGCGGCCAAGAAGACCACCGCCAAGAAGAAGACCGCGGCCCGCCGCCGTGGCGCGGACGGCGAAGACTTGCCCACCGTGGACGCGGACGCGGACGTCGAAGAGGAAGTGCCCGAGCGCCGTGGCAAGGGCCCGCACTACCTCGTGGTGGTGGAGTCTCCCGCCAAGGCGAAGACCATCAAGAAGTACCTGGGCTCCGGCTACACGGTGAAGGCGTCCGTGGGGCACGTGAAGGACCTGCCCAAGAGCAAGATTGGCGTCGACGTGGAGGACGACTTCAAGCCCGAGTACACGGTCATCAAGGGCAAGGAGAAGGTCCTCAACGAGCTGAAGAAGATGGCCAAGACGGTGGACCGCGTCTTCCTGGCGACGGACCCCGACCGCGAGGGCGAGGCCATCGCCTGGCACATCAAGGAGGAGCTGGGCCACCCGGACTCGCTCCGCGTGACCTTCAACGAGATCACCAAGCGCGCCGTGCAGGACGCCATCGCGCAGCCGCGTGAACTCAACCAGGACAACTACGATTCGCAGCAGACCCGCCGCATCCTCGACCGGCTCGTCGGCTACCAAATCTCGCCGCTGCTCTGGAAGAAGATCCGCCGCGGCCTGTCCGCCGGCCGCGTGCAGTCCGTCGCGGTGCGCCTGATTGTCGAGCGCGAGGCGGAGATCCAGGCCTTCCAGCCGGAAGAGTACTGGACGCTGGACGCGCTGGTGCAGGGCCCGCAGGGGCCGCCGCCCTTCAAGGCGAAGCTGTCCCGCGTGGACGGCAAGAAGGTGGAGCTCAAGGACCGCGCCACCACGGACGGGCTCGTCGCGGAGCTGAAGGACGCCCCCTTCACCGTGACGAAGGTGGACCGCAAGGAGCGCCGCCGCAACGCGCCCGCGCCCTTCATTACCTCCAAGCTCCAGCAGGAGGCGGCGAACCGGCTGCACTTCACCGCCAAGAAGACGATGACGCTGGCGCAGAAGCTGTACGAAGGCGTGCCGCTGGGTGAAGAAGGCCAGACGGCGCTCATCACGTACATGCGTACGGACTCCACGCGTCTGTCCGACGACGCCGTGACGCAGGTGCGCGAGTTCATTGGCCAGAAGTACGGCGCGGACTACCTGCCGCCGGAGCCCATGGTCTACAAGAGCCGCAAGAGCGCCCAGGACGCGCACGAGGCCATCCGGCCCACGTCCCTGGAGTACCCGCCCGAGCGCGTGCGCCCCTTCTTCGACGCCATGGACGAGCTGGACATGTTCCGGCTCTACGAGCTCATCTGGAACCGCTTCGTCGCGTGCCAGATGAAGCCCGCCGTCTATGACCAGACGGCCGCGGACATCACCGCGGGCCGCGCCACCTTCCGCGCGTCCGGCAGCACCCTGAAGTTCCCCGGCTACCTGGGCGTCTACGGCGCCGGCCTCACGCCGGAAGAGGAGTCCGAGCGCGACAAGGCCAAGGCCGCCGGCGAAGAGGGCGCCGAGGACGTGGTGGGCGAGCTGCCCCCGCTCAACGAGGGCGAGGTCCTCACGCTGGACAAGCTGCTCAACGAGCAGCACTTCACCCAGCCGCCCCCGCGCTTCAGCGAGGCCACGCTGGTGAAGGAACTGGAGGAGCGCGGCATCGGGCGTCCGTCCACGTACGCGGCCATCCTCTCCAACATCCAGGACAAGAAGTACGTGGAGAAGCTGGAGAGCCGCTTCCGTCCCACCGACCTGGGCCAGATGACCAACGAACTCCTGGTGAAGCACTTCCCCCATGAGCTGGACGTGTCGTTCACGGCCAGCATGGAGGAGAAGCTGGACCAGATCTCCGACGGCGGCGCGTCCTGGAAGACGGTGCTGCACGACTTCTACGGGCCCTTCAAGGAGACCCTGGAGAAGGCCGAAGCGGAGATGCGCGACGTCAAGCGCGAGGAGATCAAGACCGACATCGCCTGCGAGAAGTGCGGCAACCCGTTCGTCATCAAGTTCGGGAAGATGGGCCACTTCCTCGCGTGCTCGAACTACCCCGACTGCAAGAACACCAAGGACTTCAAGCGGGACGCGGAGGGGAAGATCGTCATCGTGGAGGAGGAGACCACGGACGAGAAGTGCGAGAAGTGCGGCAAGCCCATGGTGATCAAGCGCGGCCGCTTCGGGCGCTTCATGGCGTGCTCGGGCTACCCGGACTGCAAGACGTCCAAGCCCATCTCCATCGGCGTCAATTGCCCGGAGTGCAAGGTGGGCTACCTCACCGAGCGCCGCAGCGGACGCGGGAAGATCTTCTTCGGCTGCAACCGGTATCCGGAGTGCAAGTTCGCCGCGTGGGACCGGCCGCTGGCGGAGCAGTGCCCGCAGTGCGCGTCGCCCTACCTCCTCCAGAAGTTCTCCAAGCGGGACGGCGCCTACATCTCCTGCCCGAACAAGGAATGCGACTACCGCCGCGAGGTGGTGGAGCCAGCCATTCCGGGGGCTTCCGTGGAGGCCGCGCCTGCCCCCACGCCCACCGTGGAAGCCTGA
- a CDS encoding ExbD/TolR family protein, whose translation MAFHYSRRKLKPREEEEGGELNIVPYLDILMNLIIFMLLSITGLTAFGALNVNAPSYGATAGVGQGDADAPKLNLSVLISHKGLFVRGNSPEAAPAEGGAPTVPVRADGTHDFAALTARMVKLKAAFPQETKVVVAADPDIPYEALIQTMDALRETAGTAAERKLLFPDVTLGVL comes from the coding sequence ATGGCGTTCCACTACTCGCGCCGCAAGCTGAAGCCGAGGGAAGAGGAAGAGGGGGGCGAGCTGAACATCGTCCCGTACCTCGACATCCTCATGAACCTCATCATCTTCATGCTGCTGTCCATCACCGGGCTCACCGCCTTCGGTGCGCTCAACGTGAACGCGCCCAGCTACGGCGCCACCGCGGGCGTGGGGCAGGGGGACGCGGACGCGCCCAAGCTGAACCTGTCCGTGCTCATCTCCCACAAGGGGCTCTTCGTCCGGGGCAACAGCCCGGAGGCCGCGCCCGCGGAGGGTGGGGCGCCCACGGTGCCCGTGCGCGCGGACGGCACGCACGACTTCGCGGCGCTCACCGCTCGGATGGTGAAGCTCAAGGCCGCCTTCCCCCAGGAGACGAAGGTCGTCGTCGCGGCGGATCCGGACATCCCCTACGAGGCGCTGATCCAGACGATGGACGCCCTGCGTGAGACGGCGGGCACGGCCGCCGAGCGCAAGCTGCTCTTCCCCGACGTCACCCTGGGCGTCCTCTAG
- a CDS encoding gliding motility protein, translating to MKRPGMVGLVALLALSGCKKGEDNSAPSQRSAAQGDTVRSAAKGTSVVGGQGQLLAAGRAADLRLSPDGQYATFLLNGQKPRLDGIPPQMLVGQLHVVPVAGGKARALGDGVTNVPGSLLFSQDSKHLLYVTGYNPASQSGELNVLSLADAAAEPVKLGTAVSYLLPSPDGVNVAFVDAGTLKLGKLPQGPFQDVAGEVSTAQFTPDGKTLLFKRRLSAAGGLAAVTVGSNEPPRKLADQVGDYQVSSDGKHVAYQVRSEAVRGMYDLFLADVPALKGTKLAVGTKNFSFSPDGQWLARTENGKPEQLGDLHVGPASGGAGRKVGEAVEELAFAPDSKAVAFLEKYDQPSRAGFLAVASLPDGAPKRVGDRVPNFVWGSDSRYVAFLSRFVKPVFSVDLMLYALGQEKAEKVQPGVFGYGFAPKNTAVVFRTNCIRNGRACDFKAVELGEKQAEAKTWLQGIFSYKISEDGARVLATYARMDSDTYDVAVYDVKSGARKTLDQGVQVPVYFAGKDDARAVYIISQGQNPGVYSAVAAAQ from the coding sequence ATGAAGCGACCTGGGATGGTGGGCCTGGTGGCCCTGCTGGCGTTGTCGGGATGCAAGAAGGGCGAGGACAACAGCGCGCCCTCCCAGCGCAGCGCCGCGCAGGGCGACACGGTCCGCAGCGCGGCGAAGGGCACCTCGGTGGTGGGCGGGCAGGGGCAGTTGCTCGCGGCGGGCCGCGCGGCGGACCTGCGCCTGTCGCCGGACGGGCAGTACGCCACGTTCCTGCTCAACGGGCAGAAGCCACGGCTGGACGGCATCCCGCCGCAGATGCTGGTGGGGCAGCTGCACGTGGTGCCGGTGGCGGGCGGGAAGGCGCGCGCGCTGGGTGACGGCGTGACGAACGTGCCGGGCAGCCTGCTGTTCTCCCAGGACTCGAAGCACCTCCTGTACGTGACGGGCTACAACCCGGCCTCGCAGTCCGGCGAATTGAACGTGCTGTCGCTCGCGGACGCGGCGGCGGAGCCGGTGAAGCTGGGCACGGCGGTGAGCTACCTGCTGCCGTCCCCGGACGGCGTGAACGTGGCGTTCGTGGACGCGGGCACGCTGAAGCTGGGCAAGCTGCCGCAGGGGCCGTTCCAGGACGTGGCGGGCGAGGTCAGCACCGCGCAGTTCACGCCGGACGGCAAGACGCTGCTCTTCAAGCGCCGGCTGTCGGCCGCGGGCGGGCTGGCGGCGGTGACGGTGGGCTCCAACGAGCCGCCGCGCAAGCTGGCGGATCAGGTGGGCGACTACCAGGTGTCCTCCGACGGCAAGCACGTGGCCTACCAGGTGCGCAGCGAGGCCGTGCGAGGGATGTATGACCTGTTCCTCGCGGACGTCCCCGCGCTGAAGGGGACGAAGCTGGCGGTGGGCACGAAGAACTTCAGCTTCTCGCCGGATGGTCAGTGGCTGGCGCGCACGGAGAACGGCAAGCCGGAGCAGCTGGGGGACCTGCACGTGGGCCCGGCGTCCGGCGGCGCGGGGCGCAAGGTGGGCGAGGCCGTGGAGGAGCTGGCGTTCGCGCCGGACTCCAAGGCGGTGGCCTTCCTGGAGAAGTATGACCAGCCGTCGCGCGCGGGCTTCCTGGCGGTGGCGTCGCTGCCGGATGGCGCGCCCAAGCGCGTGGGCGACCGCGTGCCCAACTTCGTGTGGGGCTCGGACAGCCGCTACGTGGCGTTCCTGTCGCGCTTCGTGAAGCCGGTGTTCTCCGTGGACCTGATGCTGTACGCGCTGGGCCAGGAGAAGGCGGAGAAGGTGCAGCCGGGCGTGTTCGGCTACGGCTTCGCGCCGAAGAACACCGCGGTGGTGTTCCGCACCAACTGCATCCGCAACGGCCGCGCGTGCGACTTCAAGGCCGTGGAGCTGGGCGAGAAGCAGGCCGAGGCGAAGACGTGGCTGCAGGGCATCTTCAGCTACAAGATTTCGGAGGACGGCGCTCGCGTGCTCGCGACGTACGCGCGCATGGACTCGGACACCTACGACGTGGCCGTCTACGACGTGAAGTCGGGGGCGCGCAAGACGCTCGACCAGGGCGTGCAGGTGCCCGTGTACTTCGCGGGGAAGGACGACGCGCGGGCCGTCTACATCATCAGCCAGGGGCAGAACCCCGGCGTGTACAGCGCCGTCGCCGCCGCGCAGTAG
- a CDS encoding ExbD/TolR family protein, with amino-acid sequence MSETAPLSAEEAEQLARMRYRRALTRKKRKEREAASEVKELNITAMMDMMTIILVFLLKSFASSSAAITASEDVRPPVSSTRATPKDTVAITITPKNILVGDREVVRLKDGRIPEAQLQGRLVMGLDAQLKKEVQKLKFIADRNPAAPFTHELSVIADKMVPYDLLLTVLYTAGENELQNYRFIVLQRDSE; translated from the coding sequence ATGTCCGAAACCGCGCCCCTGTCCGCCGAAGAAGCCGAGCAGCTCGCGCGCATGCGCTACCGCCGGGCCCTCACGCGCAAGAAGCGCAAGGAGCGCGAGGCGGCCAGCGAGGTGAAGGAGCTCAACATCACCGCGATGATGGACATGATGACCATCATCCTGGTGTTCCTCCTGAAGTCCTTCGCGTCGTCCTCCGCGGCCATCACCGCGTCCGAGGACGTCCGGCCGCCGGTGTCCTCCACGCGCGCCACGCCCAAGGACACGGTGGCCATCACCATCACCCCCAAGAACATCCTGGTGGGGGACCGGGAAGTGGTGCGGTTGAAGGACGGCCGCATCCCGGAGGCCCAGCTGCAGGGGCGCCTGGTGATGGGGCTGGACGCGCAGCTGAAGAAGGAAGTGCAGAAGCTCAAGTTCATCGCGGACCGCAACCCGGCGGCGCCCTTCACCCATGAGCTGTCGGTCATCGCGGACAAGATGGTCCCGTACGACCTGCTGCTCACGGTGCTCTACACGGCGGGCGAGAACGAGCTGCAGAACTACCGCTTCATCGTGCTCCAGCGCGACAGCGAGTAG
- the trmFO gene encoding methylenetetrahydrofolate--tRNA-(uracil(54)-C(5))-methyltransferase (FADH(2)-oxidizing) TrmFO → MSDVKQQRVTVIGGGLAGTECAYQLARRGVPVVLREMKPHKRSPAHKSDTLAELVCSNSLRSDNPESAIGLLHAELRALGSLVLSSADLHRVPAGDALAVEREGFSREITTRLVSGAGVELVGGEVERLPEDGVVVVATGPLTSEALTADLERHVGTKLYFYDSIAPILSGDSIDMDIAFRQSRYGKGGGDDYLNLPMTKDEYYRFVNEVKAGQKVVPHSFEEPKYFEGCLPIEVMAERGDDTLAYGPMKPVGLKDPRTGTDPYAVVQLRMEDRAGTAWNMVGFQTRLTWGEQKRIFSTCIPGLQNAEFLRMGQIHRNTFIDSPRLLAEDLSLKTERRVFFAGQVTGVEGYVESAACGYLVALAVHARLTGTAFVAPPATTALGSLYRHLTGEAHPPDHPHQPTNVIYGLFPPLSGRMKKADKRAAYSARAKQDLAAWLPLAGVVAQTEGQTSA, encoded by the coding sequence ATGTCGGACGTGAAGCAGCAGCGGGTGACGGTGATTGGCGGCGGCCTGGCGGGGACGGAGTGCGCGTACCAGCTGGCGCGGCGCGGTGTGCCGGTGGTGCTGCGGGAGATGAAGCCGCACAAGCGCTCCCCCGCGCACAAGTCGGACACGCTCGCGGAGCTGGTGTGCAGCAACTCGCTGCGCTCGGACAACCCGGAGAGCGCCATTGGCCTCTTGCACGCGGAGCTGCGCGCGCTGGGCTCGCTGGTGCTCAGCAGCGCGGACCTGCACCGCGTGCCCGCGGGCGACGCGCTGGCGGTGGAGCGCGAGGGCTTCTCGCGCGAAATCACCACCCGGCTCGTGTCCGGCGCGGGCGTGGAGCTGGTGGGCGGTGAGGTGGAGCGGCTGCCCGAGGACGGCGTGGTGGTGGTGGCGACGGGGCCGCTGACGTCGGAAGCGCTTACGGCGGACCTGGAGCGCCACGTGGGCACGAAGCTCTACTTCTACGACTCCATCGCGCCCATCCTGTCCGGGGACTCCATCGACATGGACATCGCCTTCCGCCAGAGCCGCTACGGCAAGGGCGGCGGGGACGACTACCTCAACCTGCCGATGACGAAGGACGAGTACTACCGCTTCGTGAACGAGGTGAAGGCGGGCCAGAAGGTGGTGCCGCACAGCTTCGAGGAACCGAAGTACTTCGAAGGGTGTCTGCCCATTGAAGTGATGGCGGAGCGCGGCGACGACACGCTGGCCTACGGGCCCATGAAGCCGGTGGGGCTGAAGGACCCGCGCACGGGGACGGACCCGTACGCGGTGGTACAGCTGCGCATGGAGGACCGGGCGGGCACGGCCTGGAACATGGTGGGCTTCCAGACGCGTCTGACGTGGGGTGAACAGAAGCGCATCTTCAGCACGTGCATCCCGGGCCTCCAGAATGCGGAGTTCCTGCGGATGGGGCAGATCCACCGCAACACGTTCATCGACTCGCCCCGCCTGCTGGCGGAGGACCTGTCGTTGAAGACGGAGCGGCGGGTGTTCTTCGCGGGACAGGTGACGGGCGTGGAGGGCTACGTGGAGAGCGCGGCGTGCGGCTACCTGGTGGCGCTGGCGGTGCACGCGCGCCTGACGGGCACCGCGTTCGTCGCGCCTCCGGCGACGACGGCGCTGGGGTCGCTGTACCGGCACCTCACCGGGGAAGCGCACCCGCCGGATCATCCGCACCAGCCCACCAACGTCATCTACGGCCTGTTCCCGCCCCTGTCGGGGCGGATGAAGAAGGCGGACAAGCGCGCGGCCTACTCGGCGCGGGCGAAGCAGGACCTGGCGGCGTGGCTGCCACTCGCGGGCGTTGTCGCCCAGACGGAAGGACAGACGAGCGCATGA
- a CDS encoding kinesin has translation MAQLVYRRYGGSLQVDIPDFNTLTEAVRIPATQWMALACPMEGIACDPRFLTLMDADGNRRIRVEELRAAVDWTAARLKDRKGADAGSDVLDLSALSDTANNLKGAAELVLRTLNAPDTTRLSLEQLRTSDKALRDAGKNGDGIIAPVSLPERLRPLAQSIIAAFPPRTNRAGLAGVDVDLVKRFREERAALLTHLGGRDAVFTWGTASLEQAKRIHDVAPLLDGYFVQCRLVAAQPEAAASLRLRADRVEGALGDLGAMGKAANELPIAPPDPSGVLVWARLYRGAGYEKLEAFHQEVATPLLGDGVKLTDTAWRELSAKAEGILGWQGKRDASALHAVADTLGAVSNEDLDALEAVSREDLSLKPTLDVIAELERLVLYQRWLLLFSNNFISMPSLYLPKRRALMEKGTLILGGRKYTLSVLVTDRAAHSALTGQGTTCILYVKVMPRDATDAYEVAVPVTAGRSTELVVGKRGVFYDVDGKESDAIVTQIVRQPVSLWESMTMPFMRIGAFITSKVEGLAASGEKDFDASLESGYKQTVTAPPAAAAPAAAPAGGGLAGVLAAGGIAFAALGSSLAFILTQVKSLTLVDVITAATILAIVVMAPAGLLGWLKLRRRNLALLLEGSGWALNDRLMLTRGVATLITRKPKLPKNARVDRADLVRGALRHTQDDDESDGMSLGARLGLTLLILFVLGWQVRVPVTEWLCTYHWLSEDACRVLLPKLVPSELPGAPAPSGTAPAVAPAPAPAK, from the coding sequence ATGGCACAGCTCGTCTATCGCCGCTACGGCGGCTCGCTCCAGGTCGACATCCCCGACTTCAACACCCTCACCGAAGCGGTGAGGATTCCCGCGACGCAGTGGATGGCGCTCGCGTGCCCCATGGAGGGCATCGCGTGTGATCCGCGCTTCCTCACGCTGATGGACGCGGACGGCAACCGACGCATCCGCGTGGAGGAGCTGCGCGCCGCGGTGGACTGGACGGCGGCGCGGCTGAAGGACCGCAAGGGCGCGGACGCGGGCAGCGACGTGCTGGATCTGTCCGCGCTCTCCGACACCGCGAACAACCTCAAGGGCGCGGCGGAGCTGGTGCTGCGCACGCTCAACGCGCCGGACACCACGCGCCTGTCGCTGGAGCAGCTGCGCACCAGCGACAAGGCGCTGCGCGACGCGGGAAAGAACGGCGACGGCATCATCGCGCCGGTGTCGCTGCCGGAGCGGCTGCGGCCCCTGGCCCAGTCCATCATCGCGGCCTTCCCGCCGCGGACGAACCGCGCGGGCCTGGCGGGCGTGGACGTGGACCTGGTGAAGCGCTTCCGCGAGGAGCGCGCGGCGCTGCTCACGCACCTGGGCGGCCGGGATGCGGTGTTCACCTGGGGCACGGCGAGCCTGGAGCAGGCGAAGCGCATCCACGACGTGGCGCCGCTCCTGGACGGCTACTTCGTGCAGTGCCGGCTGGTGGCCGCGCAGCCGGAGGCCGCCGCCAGCCTGCGCCTGCGCGCGGACCGCGTGGAGGGCGCGCTGGGCGACCTGGGCGCCATGGGGAAGGCCGCGAACGAGCTGCCCATCGCGCCGCCGGATCCGTCTGGCGTGCTGGTGTGGGCGCGGCTGTACCGCGGCGCCGGCTACGAGAAGCTGGAAGCCTTCCACCAGGAGGTGGCGACGCCGCTCCTGGGCGACGGCGTGAAGCTGACGGACACGGCCTGGCGCGAGCTGTCCGCGAAGGCGGAAGGAATCCTCGGCTGGCAGGGCAAGCGCGACGCGAGCGCGCTGCACGCGGTGGCGGACACGCTGGGCGCGGTGTCGAACGAGGACCTGGACGCGCTGGAGGCGGTGAGCCGCGAGGACCTGTCGCTCAAGCCCACGCTGGACGTCATCGCGGAGCTGGAGCGGCTGGTGCTGTACCAGCGCTGGCTGCTGCTGTTCTCCAACAACTTCATCAGCATGCCCAGCCTGTACCTGCCCAAGCGGCGGGCGCTGATGGAGAAGGGCACGCTCATCCTGGGCGGGCGCAAGTACACGCTGTCCGTGCTGGTGACGGACCGCGCGGCGCACTCGGCGCTGACGGGGCAGGGGACCACCTGCATCCTCTACGTGAAGGTGATGCCCCGGGACGCGACGGATGCCTACGAGGTGGCGGTGCCCGTCACCGCCGGCCGCAGCACGGAGCTCGTCGTGGGCAAGCGCGGCGTGTTCTACGACGTGGACGGCAAGGAGAGCGACGCCATCGTCACGCAGATCGTCCGCCAGCCCGTGTCGCTCTGGGAGTCGATGACGATGCCGTTCATGCGCATCGGCGCGTTCATCACCAGCAAGGTGGAGGGGCTGGCCGCCTCCGGTGAGAAGGACTTCGATGCCTCGCTGGAGTCCGGCTACAAGCAGACGGTGACCGCGCCACCGGCGGCGGCTGCGCCCGCGGCGGCTCCGGCGGGTGGCGGCCTCGCGGGCGTGCTCGCGGCGGGCGGCATCGCGTTCGCGGCGCTGGGTTCGTCGCTGGCGTTCATTCTCACGCAGGTGAAGTCGCTCACGCTGGTGGACGTCATCACCGCGGCGACCATCCTGGCCATCGTGGTGATGGCGCCCGCGGGGTTGCTCGGGTGGCTGAAGCTGCGTCGGCGCAACCTGGCGCTGCTCCTGGAGGGCTCCGGCTGGGCGCTCAACGACCGGCTGATGCTCACGCGCGGCGTGGCGACGCTCATCACCCGCAAGCCGAAGCTGCCCAAGAACGCGCGCGTGGACCGCGCGGACCTGGTGCGCGGGGCGCTGCGCCACACGCAGGACGACGACGAGAGCGACGGCATGTCGTTGGGCGCCCGCCTGGGCCTCACGCTGCTCATCCTCTTCGTGCTGGGCTGGCAGGTGCGTGTGCCCGTCACGGAGTGGCTGTGCACGTACCACTGGCTGTCCGAGGACGCCTGCCGCGTGCTGCTGCCCAAGCTGGTGCCGTCCGAGCTGCCGGGCGCGCCGGCTCCCTCGGGCACGGCGCCGGCGGTCGCGCCCGCTCCGGCGCCCGCGAAGTAG